Proteins encoded together in one Thermococcus barophilus MP window:
- a CDS encoding helix-turn-helix transcriptional regulator gives MSPVENQKSKRRKSALIIMLFVIFLLPFASSQGEYDYNIESYSIYFDIVNDNTIKETIEISLTANTNFSRYVFYSDYPIENPDAIVKINGEMKIVNVSVSKIVGGINAVYVKFPPVKKGDRITIKISFYSSGMLQNVQNKKQFAYYIRFNQPVNLFYVRLFIPKGYAILSPIIPSPDMVESSENRLVLEWRRENIKAGEEFYFIVGFSGEIKGFSPLWLVVIFVSAFAGGFFAGMLYKERKGKEKVEVLRSDEEKVIELLKNGPVLQSELVKKLGVSKAKVSLLLKDMEKKGLIERVKEGRSYLVRLKES, from the coding sequence ATGTCCCCTGTTGAAAATCAAAAATCCAAGAGAAGGAAGTCAGCTTTAATCATAATGCTATTTGTTATTTTCCTTCTTCCGTTTGCTTCTTCCCAAGGGGAATATGACTACAACATTGAAAGCTACTCAATTTATTTTGATATAGTTAATGACAACACAATAAAGGAAACGATTGAAATCAGTTTAACAGCAAATACAAACTTCAGCAGGTATGTCTTTTACTCGGACTACCCCATAGAAAACCCTGATGCAATAGTTAAAATCAATGGAGAGATGAAGATTGTGAATGTAAGCGTGAGTAAAATAGTCGGCGGGATAAATGCCGTGTATGTAAAATTTCCACCAGTTAAAAAAGGGGATCGTATTACAATCAAAATAAGCTTTTATTCTTCTGGGATGCTGCAAAATGTTCAGAATAAAAAGCAATTTGCTTATTATATAAGATTCAATCAGCCTGTCAATCTTTTCTATGTAAGACTGTTTATTCCAAAAGGATATGCAATTCTCTCCCCGATAATACCATCTCCGGACATGGTAGAAAGCTCAGAAAACAGACTTGTCTTGGAATGGAGAAGAGAGAACATTAAGGCAGGGGAGGAGTTCTATTTCATAGTTGGATTTTCCGGTGAAATCAAGGGATTTTCCCCTCTGTGGCTTGTGGTGATATTTGTATCTGCATTTGCGGGAGGATTCTTTGCGGGAATGCTATATAAGGAGAGGAAAGGTAAAGAGAAAGTGGAGGTACTTAGGAGCGATGAAGAGAAAGTCATTGAACTCTTAAAGAATGGGCCTGTTTTGCAAAGTGAACTCGTTAAAAAGCTTGGTGTCTCAAAGGCAAAGGTCAGCCTTCTCCTAAAAGATATGGAGAAAAAAGGACTAATCGAGCGTGTTAAAGAGGGTAGAAGTTACCTCGTTAGACTCAAAGAAAGCTAA
- a CDS encoding TIGR02253 family HAD-type hydrolase produces MIKAVFFDFVGTLLSKESEAVTHLKIMEEVLKNANAEINTKQLLEEYDHLTKEEFSKLAGKPYKPIRIIEVEITERLAKKYNFEVPEDFWQIHLKMHQLYGKLYPEVVETLKELRKRGYHVGLITDSDNDYLRAHLEALGIFDLFDSITTSEEAGFFKPHPKVFETALKKAGVKGEEAVYVGDNPLKDCVGARQVDMISILLDKTGEKRELWGECEFIISDLKEVLDIVSEI; encoded by the coding sequence ATGATCAAGGCTGTATTCTTCGATTTTGTTGGAACTCTTTTGAGCAAAGAGAGTGAAGCTGTTACCCATCTCAAAATCATGGAAGAAGTTCTAAAGAATGCGAATGCAGAAATTAACACAAAACAGCTTTTGGAGGAATATGATCACCTCACAAAAGAGGAGTTCAGCAAACTGGCAGGAAAACCTTACAAGCCAATACGCATTATAGAAGTTGAAATTACCGAAAGGCTTGCCAAAAAATACAATTTTGAAGTTCCAGAGGATTTCTGGCAAATCCACTTGAAAATGCACCAACTCTATGGAAAGCTTTACCCAGAAGTCGTTGAAACTCTAAAAGAGCTCAGAAAGAGAGGTTATCACGTTGGACTTATTACAGACTCAGATAATGACTATTTAAGGGCTCATTTAGAAGCATTGGGAATTTTTGACCTCTTTGACAGCATAACAACAAGTGAAGAGGCAGGATTCTTTAAGCCGCATCCGAAAGTTTTCGAAACTGCACTTAAAAAAGCTGGAGTTAAAGGAGAAGAAGCGGTTTATGTTGGTGATAACCCCCTCAAAGACTGTGTTGGTGCAAGACAAGTTGACATGATAAGCATCTTGCTTGACAAAACAGGAGAAAAGAGAGAGCTTTGGGGAGAGTGCGAGTTCATAATAAGCGACTTGAAGGAAGTTTTGGACATAGTATCTGAGATCTGA
- a CDS encoding protein-L-isoaspartate(D-aspartate) O-methyltransferase, with translation MSEEELYERWVRLVRQLEREGIIKSKRIKTAFLKVPRYKFVLDRYKHYAHVDEPLPIPAGQTISAPHMVAIMLEVADLKEGMNVLEIGTGSGWNAALIYELVKRDVYTIERIPELVEFAKRNLEEAGYKDKVHVILGDGTKGFPPKAPYDRIIVTAGAPKIPEPLIEQLKVGGKLIIPVGSYHLWQELYEVIKLDEKGRIKVINHGGVAFVPLIGEHGWRE, from the coding sequence ATGAGTGAGGAAGAGCTATATGAGAGATGGGTAAGGCTTGTTAGGCAGCTTGAAAGGGAGGGAATAATTAAGAGTAAGCGGATTAAGACAGCTTTCCTGAAAGTCCCCAGGTATAAGTTTGTTCTTGACAGATACAAGCACTATGCTCATGTTGATGAACCCCTGCCTATTCCTGCGGGACAGACAATTAGCGCTCCCCATATGGTGGCTATAATGTTGGAAGTTGCCGATCTAAAGGAGGGCATGAATGTTCTCGAAATTGGAACTGGAAGTGGATGGAATGCCGCCTTAATATATGAGCTTGTCAAGAGAGATGTTTACACAATTGAGCGAATCCCCGAGCTGGTAGAGTTTGCAAAGAGAAACTTGGAAGAAGCTGGCTACAAAGATAAAGTTCATGTGATTTTGGGAGACGGAACAAAAGGATTCCCCCCTAAAGCTCCATATGACAGAATCATAGTCACAGCAGGTGCCCCAAAAATTCCAGAACCCCTTATAGAACAGCTCAAAGTTGGTGGAAAGTTGATAATACCCGTTGGAAGTTATCATTTATGGCAAGAGTTATATGAGGTAATAAAGCTTGATGAAAAAGGGAGAATAAAAGTGATAAACCACGGAGGAGTTGCGTTTGTTCCGCTAATTGGAGAGCATGGATGGAGGGAATAA
- a CDS encoding tRNA (cytidine(56)-2'-O)-methyltransferase, which produces MIVVLRLGHRPERDKRITTHVALTARAFGADGIIIAADEDEHVRESVEDVIKRWGGPFFIKFDPHWKRIMREWKGKIVHLTMYGIHVDDALPKIREHLRHGENILVVVGAEKVPREVYELAHYNVAIGNQPHSEVAALAVFLDRLLEGEGLRKEFENAKLKIIPQERGKKVIEVGKNAQ; this is translated from the coding sequence ATGATAGTGGTGCTACGATTGGGACACAGACCTGAGAGAGATAAAAGGATAACAACTCATGTGGCATTGACAGCAAGAGCTTTTGGAGCGGATGGGATAATAATTGCAGCTGATGAAGATGAACATGTAAGGGAAAGTGTTGAGGACGTTATAAAGCGTTGGGGAGGGCCGTTCTTTATCAAATTTGACCCTCACTGGAAGAGGATAATGCGGGAATGGAAAGGGAAGATAGTCCACCTCACGATGTATGGAATTCATGTGGATGACGCACTGCCTAAAATCAGGGAGCATTTAAGACATGGAGAAAACATCTTAGTTGTTGTAGGGGCAGAAAAAGTTCCAAGAGAAGTTTATGAGCTTGCTCATTACAACGTTGCAATTGGAAACCAGCCTCACAGTGAGGTTGCAGCGTTAGCAGTATTTTTGGACAGACTCTTAGAGGGGGAAGGACTAAGAAAGGAATTCGAAAATGCTAAACTTAAGATAATACCCCAAGAGAGGGGGAAGAAAGTGATAGAGGTCGGGAAAAATGCTCAATAG
- a CDS encoding class III signal peptide-containing protein: MGVLRRAQSALEYLFMVAVALILVAITLRVILSSVRSINGVISNYTATIREEIIQNL; this comes from the coding sequence GTGGGAGTGTTGAGACGAGCTCAAAGTGCCTTAGAGTATCTGTTTATGGTTGCTGTAGCTTTGATACTTGTTGCTATAACTCTTCGGGTTATTTTAAGTAGTGTGAGGAGTATAAATGGAGTGATTTCCAATTATACAGCAACGATTAGAGAGGAAATCATACAAAACCTTTGA
- a CDS encoding ASCH domain-containing protein, translated as MKNLKFDGRYKDMLLSGRKRATIRLGKKINLKPGDEVLIHSGGYVLGKGIIKRVETKKVSELTDEDARLDGFKNKEELIKALKEHYKHLTPETPATIIEFEITKLMDKPILSADFPYEGNNPIEIAEKALKYLDNLSFEEIALLNLFLKEGSLRKAAYKLGGLNKRYKIREVLRKAYEELKKKGLMEPKI; from the coding sequence GTGAAGAACCTAAAATTCGACGGACGCTACAAGGATATGCTACTCAGCGGAAGAAAAAGAGCGACCATAAGATTAGGAAAAAAGATAAATCTAAAGCCTGGTGATGAGGTTTTGATACATTCTGGGGGATACGTATTGGGAAAAGGCATTATAAAGAGAGTTGAAACAAAGAAAGTTTCTGAGCTCACTGACGAAGATGCTCGTTTGGATGGATTTAAAAACAAAGAGGAGCTGATAAAAGCTTTAAAAGAGCACTACAAACATTTAACCCCAGAAACCCCAGCAACAATAATAGAATTTGAGATAACCAAGCTCATGGATAAACCTATCCTTTCAGCGGACTTTCCATATGAAGGGAACAATCCAATAGAAATTGCCGAAAAGGCACTCAAATACCTCGACAATCTAAGCTTTGAGGAAATTGCACTTTTGAACCTCTTCCTGAAAGAGGGAAGCCTCAGGAAAGCAGCATATAAGCTTGGAGGGTTGAACAAGAGATATAAAATTAGAGAAGTTTTAAGAAAGGCATACGAAGAGCTCAAAAAGAAGGGTTTAATGGAACCAAAAATTTAA
- a CDS encoding Lrp/AsnC ligand binding domain-containing protein, whose protein sequence is MKVILFISAAEEKATEVQRQLWKRGLIEEIYQTVGDSNIVAVIKVENERSLRDIALEISQMRGVYSVRIYPVAEHHTKEELKEYWNSRQQIWVY, encoded by the coding sequence ATGAAAGTTATACTGTTCATAAGTGCGGCTGAGGAAAAGGCTACCGAAGTTCAGAGACAACTGTGGAAGAGAGGGCTAATAGAGGAGATATACCAAACTGTAGGAGATTCAAATATAGTTGCAGTTATAAAAGTTGAAAACGAAAGAAGCTTAAGAGACATTGCCCTTGAAATATCTCAAATGAGGGGTGTGTATTCAGTGAGAATTTATCCAGTGGCAGAACATCATACAAAGGAGGAATTAAAAGAATACTGGAATTCAAGACAGCAGATATGGGTGTATTAA
- a CDS encoding class III signal peptide-containing protein: MRRAQGALEYLFMMAIALMVIIIIYRVHPQSTSGNAEQLGETISNVTSNLTNQVKNEYSNL, from the coding sequence ATGAGAAGAGCACAAGGGGCACTTGAGTATCTTTTCATGATGGCAATAGCACTTATGGTGATCATCATAATTTATCGTGTTCATCCCCAATCAACTTCAGGAAATGCAGAACAATTGGGAGAAACAATCTCCAATGTGACTTCAAATCTTACAAATCAGGTAAAGAATGAGTACAGCAATCTTTAA
- a CDS encoding ASCH domain-containing protein, producing the protein MKIYKLYVRDEYLEMIKSGKKKIEVRVAYPQIKGIKPKDKILFNDLVPAEVISVKRYETFRQVLREEPIEKIFPDNPSFEKALGRFHEMYPKWKENRYGVIAIKFHLLKPKSKGEQK; encoded by the coding sequence ATGAAAATATACAAGCTTTATGTGAGAGATGAATACCTTGAAATGATAAAAAGTGGAAAAAAGAAAATTGAAGTTAGAGTGGCTTATCCACAGATAAAGGGCATTAAACCAAAAGATAAGATACTCTTTAATGATCTCGTGCCTGCCGAAGTAATCAGTGTAAAAAGATATGAGACATTTAGGCAAGTGCTCAGAGAGGAACCAATTGAAAAAATTTTCCCAGACAACCCAAGCTTCGAAAAAGCCTTAGGAAGATTTCACGAAATGTATCCAAAATGGAAGGAGAATCGCTATGGCGTCATAGCCATTAAATTCCACCTTCTAAAACCAAAATCGAAAGGTGAGCAAAAGTGA
- a CDS encoding HAD-IB family phosphatase, whose product MEIRLIAFDLEGTLVKSKSSWVELHKRFGTWDKGREYAERFFRGEFDYQTWADLDASLWKGRKREEILEWANSVEYMDGVKELFEFLRENNFKIAIISGGLMCLAKRVADELNADYVFANELIFDEEGRVTGKVIARVDFQNKGEILAKLKEDLKPSLTIAVGDGHNDIAMFKVADVSIAVNPHEGVEGDYVANDLKEVIEIIRKILEERGQ is encoded by the coding sequence GTGGAAATTAGACTAATAGCTTTTGATTTAGAGGGAACATTAGTAAAATCAAAGTCAAGCTGGGTAGAACTGCACAAGCGCTTTGGTACTTGGGATAAGGGAAGAGAATATGCCGAGAGATTTTTCAGAGGAGAGTTTGACTATCAAACATGGGCGGATTTGGATGCATCTCTCTGGAAAGGACGTAAGAGGGAGGAAATACTGGAGTGGGCAAATTCTGTTGAGTACATGGATGGAGTTAAAGAGCTCTTTGAATTTTTGAGAGAGAACAACTTTAAAATCGCCATAATCAGCGGGGGTTTAATGTGTCTTGCAAAGAGGGTCGCAGATGAGCTTAACGCAGATTATGTGTTTGCAAATGAGCTCATTTTTGATGAAGAGGGCAGGGTAACAGGAAAAGTCATTGCAAGGGTTGATTTCCAGAATAAAGGAGAAATTCTGGCAAAGCTAAAAGAAGACCTCAAGCCTTCATTAACAATAGCTGTGGGAGATGGACACAACGACATTGCGATGTTCAAAGTGGCTGATGTCAGCATAGCGGTAAATCCTCACGAAGGTGTTGAAGGTGATTATGTTGCAAATGACTTGAAAGAAGTGATAGAAATCATCAGAAAGATTTTAGAAGAAAGAGGTCAGTGA
- a CDS encoding A24 family peptidase C-terminal domain-containing protein has protein sequence MGVLTSYTDIKTGFIDDKHIFPFVALGIVYYVYSGLKVGDLFYASSGLIGLGAGFLIGYLMYLLGGWASGDVIILAGYSALFPYASEYAKIKAPYAVYYPLHALTLFFNSIIGVFPFLFIYALASLIVKKKIDRLKAVFTENVVLTVELTLWITVSLGFFVVLQYYLGVALHPLVRWIGTLVLVGILGKYKKVGNTIGVASLAIFTYITGSVFLRSFVKLLVIFYIFKVFFSLTKVLREEILIERKPIEELKEWDILGEWIYEKNGEILRDRESFTDKFKKALVAGNLSLLKLSYENVIASPTAEGLTKEQIEKLKKLVEEGRLENEFIVRKAMPFAPALFLGFLISVFYGDLFWLLLQKMSGL, from the coding sequence ATGGGGGTTCTAACTTCTTACACTGACATAAAAACTGGCTTTATTGACGACAAGCATATTTTTCCTTTTGTAGCTTTGGGGATAGTCTATTATGTCTATAGTGGTCTTAAAGTTGGAGACCTCTTTTATGCATCCTCAGGGTTGATTGGTCTCGGGGCGGGGTTTTTAATAGGATATCTCATGTATCTACTGGGAGGATGGGCAAGTGGGGATGTCATAATCTTGGCTGGATATTCTGCGCTCTTTCCTTATGCTTCGGAATATGCGAAAATAAAAGCCCCTTATGCCGTTTATTATCCTCTGCATGCTTTGACTCTCTTTTTTAACAGCATAATTGGAGTCTTTCCATTTCTTTTCATATATGCCCTTGCAAGCTTAATTGTAAAGAAAAAAATCGATAGGCTGAAGGCTGTTTTTACTGAAAACGTGGTGCTAACTGTTGAACTAACTCTCTGGATTACGGTTTCGTTGGGGTTTTTTGTGGTTTTGCAATATTACCTTGGGGTTGCATTGCATCCACTGGTTAGGTGGATTGGGACTTTGGTACTGGTGGGAATACTTGGAAAATATAAAAAAGTTGGTAACACAATTGGAGTTGCATCGTTGGCAATTTTCACTTATATTACGGGATCTGTCTTTTTGAGATCTTTTGTTAAGCTTTTAGTCATATTTTACATTTTCAAAGTTTTCTTCTCTCTTACTAAAGTACTCAGGGAGGAAATCCTCATAGAGCGAAAACCTATTGAAGAGCTAAAAGAATGGGACATTTTGGGAGAATGGATTTACGAAAAGAATGGGGAAATTCTAAGAGATAGAGAAAGCTTCACAGATAAATTCAAAAAAGCTTTAGTTGCTGGGAATTTAAGTCTCCTAAAGCTCAGTTATGAAAATGTTATAGCCTCCCCTACTGCTGAAGGCTTAACAAAAGAGCAAATAGAAAAGCTCAAAAAGCTTGTTGAGGAAGGAAGGCTTGAAAATGAGTTCATCGTTAGAAAAGCCATGCCCTTTGCACCGGCGCTCTTTTTGGGATTTTTAATCTCTGTCTTTTATGGTGATCTGTTTTGGTTATTGCTCCAAAAGATGAGTGGACTCTAA
- a CDS encoding phosphoadenosine phosphosulfate reductase domain-containing protein: protein MRRGPVFLGKAYIHWCEKCNVPLISEKCDVHGKEGVFKLDLTPPADVRFAFEKDLEFIKREFKKHYGVNIGEIIDGKIVLLNKTPGEDDIYEIILDGYIFGWLRFDPLELKWKPGLKVEGAIALWKRFGKNMRKWVVVDEGAVEPIKKGANVLPVGIIEADPSIKIGDDVIIVSESGEVIATGIAKKDYEQLINPKERGTGIKTRHQRNIKYREGKNATIDDVIRANKSALEERVGEAREFMRRTAEKIKLPMAVAFSGGKDSLAVLGLMLEEFEEGFTIFFNNTGIEFPETLQYIEEMKKELKDKNIEFIVADAKDAFWHAINVFSPPGRDYRWCCKVTKLGPITLTIKKHYPQGVLMFVGQRKYESIQRYKQPRIWKNPWVPNEIGASPIFHWNALEVWLYIFSRKLKYNPLYEHRLDRIGCFLCPSSSLAEIYTLKEEKSGLWDKWEEELEKWRKRLNLPKEWITYGFWRWKQLSRGQKMLAEQLGIDLPEKRVWEPVKYSIEEHENGYLVKLNTAINLERIKEVAPILGEVEIGENYIKVSEIVFREEGIFAPERREGIQAYYLIKRAYECVGCGVCVGRCKENALSINPKTRKIVVDYGRCIHCRECMEVCPLLKIKNPREGSQL, encoded by the coding sequence ATGAGAAGAGGTCCAGTATTTTTAGGGAAAGCTTATATTCACTGGTGTGAGAAGTGCAATGTTCCTCTAATCAGCGAAAAGTGTGACGTTCATGGAAAAGAGGGAGTTTTCAAATTAGATTTAACTCCCCCAGCAGATGTTAGATTCGCTTTTGAAAAAGATTTAGAATTCATCAAGAGGGAGTTTAAAAAGCACTATGGTGTTAATATCGGCGAGATAATTGATGGAAAGATAGTTCTCCTGAATAAAACTCCGGGAGAGGATGATATCTACGAGATAATACTTGATGGTTACATTTTTGGATGGCTACGCTTTGACCCATTAGAACTTAAATGGAAGCCAGGGCTTAAGGTTGAAGGAGCGATTGCACTTTGGAAGCGCTTTGGAAAGAATATGAGAAAATGGGTTGTTGTAGATGAAGGTGCTGTGGAGCCAATAAAGAAAGGTGCAAATGTTCTGCCTGTAGGCATAATTGAAGCTGATCCCTCAATTAAGATAGGAGACGACGTCATAATTGTGAGTGAAAGTGGAGAAGTAATTGCTACGGGAATAGCAAAGAAAGACTATGAACAGCTTATAAATCCAAAAGAGAGAGGAACAGGCATTAAAACGAGGCACCAGAGAAACATTAAGTACAGAGAGGGAAAAAATGCCACCATTGATGATGTGATCAGAGCTAACAAATCAGCACTTGAAGAAAGGGTTGGAGAAGCAAGAGAGTTTATGAGAAGGACTGCTGAGAAGATAAAGCTTCCAATGGCTGTTGCATTTTCTGGGGGCAAAGATAGTCTGGCTGTTCTTGGACTGATGCTTGAGGAATTTGAAGAGGGTTTTACGATTTTCTTCAACAACACAGGGATAGAATTCCCAGAGACTCTGCAGTACATTGAGGAAATGAAAAAAGAGCTTAAAGACAAAAATATTGAGTTTATAGTCGCCGATGCTAAAGACGCTTTCTGGCATGCTATAAATGTCTTTTCTCCGCCTGGAAGAGACTATCGCTGGTGCTGTAAGGTCACAAAACTCGGCCCTATAACGCTGACAATCAAAAAACACTACCCTCAGGGTGTTTTGATGTTTGTGGGACAGAGAAAATATGAGAGCATTCAGAGATACAAGCAGCCAAGAATTTGGAAAAATCCCTGGGTGCCCAATGAGATAGGAGCCTCTCCAATATTTCACTGGAACGCCCTTGAAGTCTGGCTTTACATATTCTCAAGGAAGCTGAAGTATAATCCACTGTATGAACACCGTTTGGACAGAATCGGATGCTTCCTATGTCCGAGCTCATCTTTAGCTGAAATTTATACTCTTAAGGAGGAGAAATCAGGGCTGTGGGATAAATGGGAAGAAGAACTCGAAAAATGGAGGAAGCGTCTTAATCTTCCTAAAGAATGGATAACCTACGGGTTCTGGAGATGGAAGCAGCTTAGCAGAGGACAAAAGATGTTGGCAGAGCAGCTTGGAATTGATCTCCCAGAGAAGAGAGTCTGGGAACCTGTGAAGTATTCAATTGAAGAGCACGAAAATGGGTATTTAGTAAAGCTAAACACAGCAATAAACTTGGAGAGGATTAAAGAAGTTGCCCCCATTCTTGGTGAAGTCGAAATAGGGGAAAATTACATAAAGGTCAGCGAAATAGTTTTCAGAGAAGAGGGAATATTTGCTCCTGAACGGAGAGAAGGCATTCAGGCATACTATCTTATTAAGAGAGCCTATGAATGTGTTGGCTGTGGAGTTTGTGTTGGAAGATGCAAAGAAAATGCACTGAGCATAAATCCAAAGACGAGAAAAATTGTCGTTGATTATGGAAGATGCATTCACTGTAGGGAGTGTATGGAGGTATGTCCCCTGTTGAAAATCAAAAATCCAAGAGAAGGAAGTCAGCTTTAA
- a CDS encoding HVO_0476 family zinc finger protein, whose protein sequence is MEFECPECGSENIEVIKERGREATLKCLDCGNVWIVTLPKLLRIPLIVSKHERSFKAEAELPEDEEIKVGDIVEIENDEVRITGIELEGNRRANKAKVSEVKTLWGESLRYPKIIGVSIYLPKGITQSFKVQVDRDEEFVVGEVLEVGGYTFKVEKIKTERKMLTHGKAKADKIVRLMGHQIRARASRKLKIYRGYESVER, encoded by the coding sequence ATGGAGTTTGAATGTCCAGAATGTGGGAGCGAAAATATTGAAGTGATTAAAGAGAGAGGAAGGGAGGCTACGCTTAAGTGTCTTGACTGCGGCAATGTCTGGATAGTTACTTTGCCAAAACTTTTGAGGATTCCCCTCATCGTCAGCAAGCACGAGAGAAGCTTTAAAGCTGAGGCAGAGCTTCCAGAGGATGAGGAGATCAAGGTTGGAGACATAGTTGAGATAGAAAATGATGAAGTCAGGATTACAGGTATAGAGCTTGAAGGAAATAGAAGGGCAAACAAAGCAAAAGTAAGTGAAGTCAAAACGCTTTGGGGAGAAAGCTTGAGGTATCCAAAAATTATCGGCGTCTCAATTTATCTGCCCAAAGGAATCACACAGTCATTTAAAGTTCAAGTGGACAGAGATGAGGAGTTTGTCGTAGGTGAAGTCCTTGAAGTCGGAGGCTATACATTCAAAGTCGAGAAGATAAAAACAGAGAGAAAAATGCTCACACATGGAAAAGCAAAGGCAGATAAAATAGTACGGTTAATGGGACACCAGATAAGGGCAAGAGCAAGCAGAAAGCTTAAAATTTATAGGGGCTATGAAAGCGTTGAGAGATAA
- the pgsA gene encoding archaetidylinositol phosphate synthase, whose translation MLNRYRPVFKGYLETIVRPLAKIGMTPNQLTVIGMLISLLAAYFFAMGEQRLAALTLIFGSLIDALDGTLARLTGKTSRFGAFLDSTTDRVSDGVVLFGIAYGGLVDWKIAFIALIGSYLVSYERCRAELAGSGTLAVGIAERAERLLILITAALFNRVDVGVYIVALLAWITAFQRLWEAKKRLS comes from the coding sequence ATGCTCAATAGATACAGGCCAGTTTTCAAAGGTTACTTGGAAACAATTGTCAGACCTCTGGCGAAAATCGGCATGACTCCAAATCAGCTAACTGTCATTGGGATGCTGATCTCCCTATTGGCTGCTTACTTCTTTGCTATGGGAGAGCAGAGATTAGCCGCTTTAACTTTAATCTTTGGTTCGTTAATTGATGCCCTTGACGGCACTTTGGCAAGGCTAACCGGCAAAACTTCCCGTTTTGGGGCGTTTTTAGATTCAACAACTGATAGGGTCAGTGATGGGGTAGTTTTATTTGGAATTGCTTATGGTGGTCTGGTTGATTGGAAAATTGCATTTATAGCTCTAATTGGGTCATATCTGGTAAGTTACGAAAGATGCAGAGCAGAGCTTGCTGGAAGTGGAACTTTAGCTGTGGGTATTGCGGAGAGAGCCGAGAGACTGCTGATTTTAATAACTGCAGCACTCTTTAACAGAGTGGATGTGGGGGTTTACATTGTTGCACTCTTGGCTTGGATTACAGCCTTTCAAAGGCTATGGGAGGCAAAGAAAAGGCTGAGCTGA